The Pseudomonas sp. FP198 genomic interval GGATCATTGCGCGTACCGAACTACGCCTGGGCACCCGCCTTCTGTTGCGCACCACTCGGGCGATCACCTTCACCGCCGAAGGCGAGGCTTACCTGCGCGCAGCCCGGCGTATCCTGGCCGATATGGCCGAGGTCGAAGAGGCCATCGCCGACCAAGGCGTGCCCAAGGGCCGTTTGCGGGTCAGTGCCGCCCTCGGCCACGGGCGGCAGACCATCGTTCCTCTGGTGGCCGCATTCAGCGCCCGCTACCCGAACATCGTCGTCGACCTCACCCTTGGCGACGAAGTGGTCGACATTCTCGGCGGCCAGGCCGATGTGGCGGTGCGGTTTGGCCACCTGCCCGACAGCCCGCTGACCGCCCGCAGGATCGGCGACACCGGCCAGGTGGTGGTGGCTTCGCCCGCGTATCTGCAACGCCATGGCACACCTCAGGAACCGGAAGACCTGCTGCGACACAACTGCCTGCGCTTCAACTTCCGTCGCGCCGAACCCAACTGGCCGTTCACCCGCGACGGCAAAGAGTTTTCCCTGAAGGTCAGCGGCAACATCGAATGCAGCAGTGGTGAGGCGCTGGCACAGTTCGCACGGTTAGGCGCTGGCATCGCCCGTATCGGCGAGTTCAGCGTGGCCGAGGATCTGCAACGCGGCGATCTGGTAGCGCTGCTGGATGCCTGGAACCCTGGGGACCGGGAGCCGATCCATGCAGTCTTCGTCGGGGGTGCGGCGATGCCGGCGCGGGTACGGGTGTTTGTGGACTTTCTGCTGGAGCAGCATCGGATGTGAAGTTGAGCTGTATCTCACGCACGAACAGATTCGGCCCCTGCGCAGAAAATACCGACAGCGCTGAATGCGTTGACAATCCAGCTGCTAAGCTCAGTTTCGCTCCAGACCATAAGCCATAACAACTCAAAGAAAGGTAAGGCAGCATGAGCACGGTACAGCCTCCGACCACGTCAAAGTCCGCGAAATGGCGCTTCAAGGCAGGCATCGCGATTCTTTGCCTGATGCTCACGTTATGGTTGCTGGTGCCGCTGGCGGCGGCTGCGGATGTACCCCGCTCCACCATCGCGGCGATCACCGGCGCGCTGTTCATCATCAACAAGGTGCTGTTGCTGCTGGTCATCGCGGTGATGGGCAAGGCGGGTTTTCAAGAGCTCAAGCAGAAGGTGTTCGGTTATGTGTCGGGCCTTGTGCCCAGCGCCGAGCAGGAGGTCAGCGTCACCCGCCACCGTATTGGCCTGGTGATGTTCTGCCTGCCGTTGCTGTGCTCTTTTCTTGAACCTTATATCGATGCCTTCGCGCCCGGCTTTCGCCCCAACAGCTGGGCATTGCAACTGCTTGGCGATGTCCTGTTGATCGGCAGCTTCTTCGTCCTGGGTGGCAATTTCTGGGAGAAATTGCGCGCGTTGTTTATCCGCACCGCACGGGTCAATACCGCTGCCGACGCGGTCTGATCCGATGCCAGGGTCGCCGCCCCCGGCGCTCTGTCAGCTGTTTTTTGAATGGCCATGACTTGCAGGTGCCGATATGCCCGATTCGCCCAGTTCCGTCGAGCCTGAGTTACAAACCGAACCGCTTCCTGAAAAGCCTGCGCCAGCCAATCCGCTAAGGCGCATTGCCCTGGGCGTTGCAGTGTTGATCGCCGTGCTGTTCACCCTCTCGATCTTCATGGAGCGCCGCACGCCCTCGACGTCGCAAGCCGTGGTGCAAGCCTATGTGGTGGAAATGGCCGCCGAGGTGGGTGGCCGCGTGACAGAAATAACGGTGCTCGACAATGCCCGGGTGAAGACCGGCCAAGTGCTGTTTCGTATCGACCCGCAGCCCTACAGACTTGTCGTCAGCGAGGCTGAGGCACGGCTGGAGGAAGCCGGCCAGGCAGTGGGTGCCAGCACCGCCTCGGTGGATGCCGCCCAGGCGCAGCTGGTGTCGGCGCGAGCGCAGCGCGACAACATTCGCGAGCAAGCCCGACGGGTGAACCAATTGGTCGAGCGTGGGGTGTTCGCCCCGGCCCGCCAGGATGAAGCGAAAGCCTCGCTGGGCTCCGCCGAGGCGGCCGTGAGCAAGGCCCAGGCCGACCTGGAGCGGGCGCGCCAGCAACTGGGGCCCAAAGGCAACGACAACCCGCAATTCAAGCAAGCCCTGGCCGCGCTGGAAAAAGCCCGGCTCGATCTGGTGCGTACCGAAGTCATCGCACCCGCCGACGGCGTGATCACCCATCTCCAGCTTGCCGTCGGTCAGGTCGTCAGCGCCGGCCAACCGGCACTGACCTTTATCGACAGGGGCACGGTATGGGTGTCTGCCGCGTTCAAGGAAAACAGCCTGGAACATGTGCAGGCCGACGATCCGGCGGAACTGGTGTTCGATGTATTGCCGGGCCGTGTGTTCAAAGGCCGTGTTGAAAGCGTCGGCTGGGGTGTCGCGCAACAGGGCAGCAGCAACTCGGCCCTGCCCTCGGTGCGCAACCAGAGTGGCTGGGTGCGCGACCCGCAGCGCTTTCCGGTACGCCTGATAGTGGAGGAACCACACCCGATCGGCCCGCGTTACGGCTCGCAGGTGAGCGTGGTGATCTATACCGATGACAACCCCATGACTAACGCACTGGGGGCCTTCATGACACGGCTGGGCGCCTGGCTGAACTATGTCAATTGATGGGCAGGCCGAGCTCGAGCTGCTGCGGATCAAAAGCCAGGGATTGCGTGTCGCCCTGGCAGTGACCGTGGGCTTTTGCGCGGGTCTGGTCCTAGGCGACATCCTGCCATTTCTCGCGCCCTTGTTCGCCGTCCAGTTCCTCTTGGCCAGCCGCCGCGCGCCAACGCTGTCTCAAGGGCTGATAACGTTGCTGGTAAGTATGCTCACCGGTGCGCTGCTGGTGGGTGTGACTGGTATGTTCGGTGAGCGGCCGTGGATATTGCTGCCGCTGCTTTGGCTGTTTTATCTCGCCTGTTTTACCGCGCAAGGCCGGCAACCTGGCGGCGCGGGACCAGCGCTGATGCTGGTGATCGCCATTGTGGTGCCGATGCTCGATATCGCGCAGAGCGAGCTGGGCGAGTCCATCGTGCTGGTACTGGTCAAGGCGGTCGGCCTGGGTTTGCTGCTGACCTGGGGCGCCCATGCGCTGCTGCCCGACCCTGCTGGTGAACAGGCCAAGCAGGCCGCCGCCCAGCCGCACGAGCAGACGCTGGTGATTCGCCAGGCCATGGCCAGCGCGACGATCCTGCTGGCCATGGTTGCCCTGTGCCTGAGCGACCCACGGCTGGCCACGGCGATAGTCGTACCGATCACGGTGGCCTCGTTGCTTAGCCAGTTTTCCCTCGGCATGAGCAGCCGCACCGCCCTTGGCCTGGTGCTGGTCAACCTGCTAGGCGGGATGGCGGCGTCCGTGGCCTTCACGCTGTTTGAACTGCGCCCGACCCTGTGGCTGGTGGCGCTGATCCTGTTGCTGGTAAGCCTGCTGTTTGCCGGCAAAGCCGCCATTGGCAACGCCTCTGGCAAGATATTCGGCGGCGGGCTGATCACCTTCGTTATTCTGTTCGGGCTCGGTGTATCGCCACTGCCAACAGAAACGCCACAGCTGTTTTCCAGCCGAATCGCCTACGTGCTGTTTGCGGTTGTCTACGCCATTGGCCTGGCCGCGCTGCTGTGGCCAAGAGCGCGCGTATCGGAGCGTCGTCCGCAATCGGTGTAGGTGATCCACTCCTGCACGAGGCGCGTCTGCTTGCGGTACGGCCGTTGTCTAGTCTGGTTTTACAACAGCCGGCACGGCCATTCGGGCAAAGACATACAGCAGCATCCCCATCAGGATAAGTGCCCCGCCTCGCAGCCACGTACCTATGTCTTGCTGACTCAGCAATACCAGGCAAGACAGGATCGCCAGCCAGGGTACCCAGGTGGGAACCTGAAAATGTTCCTCCGCAACCTTGTCCTTGCGTAACACCAGCACGGCCATGTTGGTGCTAAGGAACACGAACAGTAAAAGCAGGACCACGGTTTGCGCCAAGGTCGCCAACGTTCCTGTCAGCGTCAGTGCGATGGCTACGAGCGTCGTTGCAATAATCGCCGCCCACGGTGTGCGCCTGTGCGGCAGGACCCGTCCCAGGACACCTGGCAACAGCCCCAGATTTGCCATCCCGTACGTGAGTCGACTGGCCATGATCATGGTCAGCAGCGCTCCGTTGGCCACCGCGATGAGCGCGATAAAGGCGAACAGGCGCGGCGAAATGTCGAGCCCGGAAGCCCGAACCACTTCGAGTAAGGGGGCCGATGTGGCGAGCAGTTTCTCCGTTGGCAATACTGAGGACGCGGCGACCCCAACGGCCATGTAAACCACCCCTGCGGTAATCAGCGCCGCGAACAAGGCCCGTGGGTATACCTTGCGAACATCCTTGATCTCTTCGGCGAGATTGGCGGACGTCTCAAAACCCACGAACGAATAGAACGCGAGCAACGCAGCGCCCAACACCGCCAGCATCGGACTGACCCCAGGCTTGAATTCCAGCGCCCTTGCCAGTTCAGCTTCGCCAGAACTGAAAAAGTAAGCCGCAGCGACGATGACCAACATCAGCCCTGACAGCTCGATCACAGTCATCAGCAGATTCGCCCCCAGAGATTCCTTGATCCCTCGCGCATTCAAGAGGGCAATGACCAGCAGGAAGATCAGCGCAGCAACGTGGGGTGGCACCTGGATGAATGCGCGAAGATAGTCCCCCGCGAAGGCCAGCGAGAGACCGGCAGCGCTGGTCACCGCCGCGGCGAGCATGCAAAAACCGACCAGGAACGATATCAGCGGTGACTTGAAAGCCTTTTCGGCAAACACCGACGCCGCGCCCGCATGAGGATATTTCGAGACCAGTTCGGCGTACGATCCTGCCGTCAACATGGCGAAAAACAACGCGATCAACAACGGCACCCAGATCGCCCCGCCGACCTCTCCGGCGATGGTACCCGCCAGCGCATAAACGCCAGCGCCCAGCACATCGCCAAGGATGAACAGAAACAGCATCGGCCCCGTGACGGCGCGGCGCAAAGAGGGCTTGGGTTGTGACGGGTTTACTGTCATTGAAGGCTCTGCCAGGGGATTTTTTTCGCAAGATTCATCCGAGCGTCATGCCCTTGCATAACCTCTGAGCAGTGGAAAAATTCGCAGGGCAAAAGTTCACTAAATTGCCAGCTCCGCACAAACGCCACCGCCTGCCAGGTTGTAAAGGCGTAACGTGCAGCCAATCTTGCTTGTGACCATCTGCACGATGGCCAATCCCAGGCCCGCGCCGTTGGCATTGCCGCGACTGTAAAACCGCTCGAACAGCCTTGGGATTTCTCCTTCATCGATCCCCGGGCCGGCGTCTACAACCCTCAAGCAGACCCTGCCCGCCTCGTCCTTGCGCACCACTACAGCCACCTCGCTCCCTGGTGGAGAAAAGTTGAGGGCATTGGTCACCAGGTTCTGCAGGACAATGGCCAGTGCTACCGGCTCGGTTTGCACCCAACACGCTTCATCACACTCCAGTACTAACTCCACGCTTTTCTCCATGGCCAGTGGCGTGAGTTCGGCCAATTCTTCACGGACCAATTCGGCGAGTTGCACGCGTTGAAACGCCGGGTTGTTCAGCTGCGGTTCGATGCGGGCCATGGTCAAGAGCTGGCTGGCGATGCGGGTGGCGCGATCGACCCCGTTGACCAGGAAATGCAGCGCCTCGCGCCGCTGTTCTTCAGTCCCCGCGCTTTGCGCGTTCTGGGCATGGATGCGCAGGATTGCCAAGGGTGTACGCAGTTCGTGAGCGGCGTCGGCGATGAAGCGGCGCTCGCGTTCCAATAGACCATCGACCTGGTCCAGCAGGCGATTCAGCGCGGTTTGCATGGGCTCAAGGTCGCTGGGCAGAGGCTTGAGATGCAACGGCTGCAAAGTCTCGGTGGTGCGCCCACGGATAGAAAGGGCCATGGCCCGCAAGGGGCTGAGGCCCCAGCCGATGACCAGCCAGATCAGCAGCGCCAGCAGCGGCACTCCGATCAGGCTGGGCCAGAGGGTATGACGCACGATGCGCTGGATCAGGTCCTGGCGGATGTCGTCGCGCTCGCCCACCCAGATCAGCAGGTCCTGTTCAGGGTCGGCGAGGAGAAAGGCGCACCAGTCATTGCCGTTATCGACGATGTCGTGGGAACCCAGGGTGGCCAGCGACGCATCGAGAACCGGTGCGCCGGCGGAGCGCACCAGTAGCTGACCATCCCTGCGCCAGACCTGGAAGGTCAAGCGCGTTTCATAAGGATGGGCAACGCCGTTTTCACCGACACGACTCATGGCCTGGTCGAAGGCCTGGTACAGGCGGTCCCAGTCAGCTTC includes:
- a CDS encoding DUF2955 domain-containing protein, whose product is MSIDGQAELELLRIKSQGLRVALAVTVGFCAGLVLGDILPFLAPLFAVQFLLASRRAPTLSQGLITLLVSMLTGALLVGVTGMFGERPWILLPLLWLFYLACFTAQGRQPGGAGPALMLVIAIVVPMLDIAQSELGESIVLVLVKAVGLGLLLTWGAHALLPDPAGEQAKQAAAQPHEQTLVIRQAMASATILLAMVALCLSDPRLATAIVVPITVASLLSQFSLGMSSRTALGLVLVNLLGGMAASVAFTLFELRPTLWLVALILLLVSLLFAGKAAIGNASGKIFGGGLITFVILFGLGVSPLPTETPQLFSSRIAYVLFAVVYAIGLAALLWPRARVSERRPQSV
- a CDS encoding HlyD family secretion protein gives rise to the protein MPDSPSSVEPELQTEPLPEKPAPANPLRRIALGVAVLIAVLFTLSIFMERRTPSTSQAVVQAYVVEMAAEVGGRVTEITVLDNARVKTGQVLFRIDPQPYRLVVSEAEARLEEAGQAVGASTASVDAAQAQLVSARAQRDNIREQARRVNQLVERGVFAPARQDEAKASLGSAEAAVSKAQADLERARQQLGPKGNDNPQFKQALAALEKARLDLVRTEVIAPADGVITHLQLAVGQVVSAGQPALTFIDRGTVWVSAAFKENSLEHVQADDPAELVFDVLPGRVFKGRVESVGWGVAQQGSSNSALPSVRNQSGWVRDPQRFPVRLIVEEPHPIGPRYGSQVSVVIYTDDNPMTNALGAFMTRLGAWLNYVN
- a CDS encoding APC family permease, whose product is MTVNPSQPKPSLRRAVTGPMLFLFILGDVLGAGVYALAGTIAGEVGGAIWVPLLIALFFAMLTAGSYAELVSKYPHAGAASVFAEKAFKSPLISFLVGFCMLAAAVTSAAGLSLAFAGDYLRAFIQVPPHVAALIFLLVIALLNARGIKESLGANLLMTVIELSGLMLVIVAAAYFFSSGEAELARALEFKPGVSPMLAVLGAALLAFYSFVGFETSANLAEEIKDVRKVYPRALFAALITAGVVYMAVGVAASSVLPTEKLLATSAPLLEVVRASGLDISPRLFAFIALIAVANGALLTMIMASRLTYGMANLGLLPGVLGRVLPHRRTPWAAIIATTLVAIALTLTGTLATLAQTVVLLLLFVFLSTNMAVLVLRKDKVAEEHFQVPTWVPWLAILSCLVLLSQQDIGTWLRGGALILMGMLLYVFARMAVPAVVKPD
- a CDS encoding transporter suffix domain-containing protein; the protein is MSTVQPPTTSKSAKWRFKAGIAILCLMLTLWLLVPLAAAADVPRSTIAAITGALFIINKVLLLLVIAVMGKAGFQELKQKVFGYVSGLVPSAEQEVSVTRHRIGLVMFCLPLLCSFLEPYIDAFAPGFRPNSWALQLLGDVLLIGSFFVLGGNFWEKLRALFIRTARVNTAADAV
- a CDS encoding LysR substrate-binding domain-containing protein: MDFNGRSGEMVIFATVAQEGSLSAAARALGLTPSAVSRIIARTELRLGTRLLLRTTRAITFTAEGEAYLRAARRILADMAEVEEAIADQGVPKGRLRVSAALGHGRQTIVPLVAAFSARYPNIVVDLTLGDEVVDILGGQADVAVRFGHLPDSPLTARRIGDTGQVVVASPAYLQRHGTPQEPEDLLRHNCLRFNFRRAEPNWPFTRDGKEFSLKVSGNIECSSGEALAQFARLGAGIARIGEFSVAEDLQRGDLVALLDAWNPGDREPIHAVFVGGAAMPARVRVFVDFLLEQHRM
- a CDS encoding ATP-binding protein, whose product is MTSVRARILIPVLALILLGDALISWLVLRDSHQEIEEVYDAQLAQSARLLQGVLRQRDPGEADWDRLYQAFDQAMSRVGENGVAHPYETRLTFQVWRRDGQLLVRSAGAPVLDASLATLGSHDIVDNGNDWCAFLLADPEQDLLIWVGERDDIRQDLIQRIVRHTLWPSLIGVPLLALLIWLVIGWGLSPLRAMALSIRGRTTETLQPLHLKPLPSDLEPMQTALNRLLDQVDGLLERERRFIADAAHELRTPLAILRIHAQNAQSAGTEEQRREALHFLVNGVDRATRIASQLLTMARIEPQLNNPAFQRVQLAELVREELAELTPLAMEKSVELVLECDEACWVQTEPVALAIVLQNLVTNALNFSPPGSEVAVVVRKDEAGRVCLRVVDAGPGIDEGEIPRLFERFYSRGNANGAGLGLAIVQMVTSKIGCTLRLYNLAGGGVCAELAI